One Sinorhizobium sp. BG8 DNA window includes the following coding sequences:
- a CDS encoding sugar ABC transporter substrate-binding protein codes for MSLRLNPFSFGDLTQKRMIDGHLDRLDTSGISRRDFLALASAGVAAGAAAGAWGLPSVAVASPSGKLAYLAWTSRVEFMVQASKATQDAATVFGLDYTYLDGQIDSQRQLNQSEEQFGTGATALILHAPDGSAVKRIAELAGQNQAYFANVWATLPWFTPFEANEYYTLYGVPEEFTAHRGVTVELLKAVTERFGGGKIVGVTGVPGFSTDLVRSRGRDDAFKDFPKTKLVDQLPGNFNREDSLRATQDLLTRNSDIVGVVAQNDDQAQGVIAALRAAGIRAGEDVLVVGADGTAEGARAVKSGQQLATSANGPAFQAGFFAARLYDVLNGWKPRASERLLNWHSVITKQNNVDVYLQRYVDNGDVKPFDYKKMSKVAHPDDWDPQNRITPLDIDVEWAGIEKPPGWEYPKAYLDAKSNGEWEAVTREYADHYKIPFFGPSPNAAG; via the coding sequence ATGTCGTTGAGACTGAACCCATTTTCGTTTGGAGACCTTACACAGAAGCGCATGATCGACGGTCATCTCGACCGTCTGGACACGAGCGGCATCTCACGGCGCGATTTTCTTGCCCTCGCCTCGGCCGGTGTTGCCGCGGGTGCAGCGGCGGGCGCCTGGGGCCTTCCATCCGTGGCGGTCGCGTCCCCCTCGGGTAAGCTTGCCTACCTCGCCTGGACGAGCCGCGTCGAGTTCATGGTGCAAGCGAGCAAGGCGACCCAGGATGCCGCTACAGTCTTCGGTCTGGACTACACCTATCTCGACGGCCAGATCGACAGCCAACGCCAACTCAACCAGTCGGAGGAGCAGTTCGGCACCGGCGCAACCGCGCTGATCCTGCACGCACCCGACGGAAGCGCCGTCAAGCGCATCGCGGAACTGGCGGGACAAAACCAGGCCTATTTCGCCAACGTCTGGGCGACGCTGCCCTGGTTCACCCCGTTCGAGGCCAATGAATACTACACGCTCTACGGGGTACCCGAGGAGTTTACCGCTCACCGCGGCGTGACCGTAGAACTCCTGAAGGCCGTGACGGAGCGTTTTGGAGGCGGCAAGATCGTCGGCGTCACCGGAGTTCCAGGCTTTTCCACGGATCTCGTGCGCAGCCGCGGACGAGACGACGCCTTCAAGGACTTTCCGAAAACGAAACTCGTCGACCAGCTTCCGGGCAATTTCAACCGTGAGGATTCGCTGCGGGCGACCCAGGATCTGCTGACCCGCAACTCCGACATCGTCGGAGTCGTTGCGCAGAACGACGACCAGGCGCAGGGCGTCATCGCGGCGCTTCGCGCTGCGGGTATCCGTGCGGGCGAAGACGTTCTCGTCGTCGGCGCAGACGGGACGGCGGAGGGCGCCCGGGCAGTGAAGAGCGGTCAGCAGCTCGCCACCAGCGCGAACGGTCCCGCCTTCCAGGCCGGCTTCTTTGCTGCGCGTCTCTACGACGTTCTCAACGGCTGGAAGCCCCGCGCATCCGAACGCCTGCTTAACTGGCATTCCGTTATTACAAAGCAGAACAATGTCGACGTCTACCTGCAGCGCTATGTCGACAACGGCGACGTCAAACCCTTTGACTACAAAAAGATGTCGAAGGTTGCCCATCCGGACGACTGGGACCCGCAGAACCGAATTACCCCACTCGACATCGATGTCGAATGGGCAGGTATCGAAAAGCCGCCTGGCTGGGAGTATCCCAAAGCCTATCTCGACGCCAAGAGCAACGGCGAATGGGAAGCGGTGACGCGTGAGTATGCGGACCACTACAAGATCCCCTTCTTCGGACCTTCCCCGAACGCAGCGGGATAA
- a CDS encoding peroxidase-related enzyme (This protein belongs to a clade of uncharacterized proteins related to peroxidases such as the alkylhydroperoxidase AhpD.): protein MLEKVATSSQSPARFRLPPPSPTELPEDVRTLVEANHEENWIRSLSVNGPTAKRFVSYFASLFDPGNGLLPIAERELIAVVVSSTNGCGLCEIHHTNALGDALGDAEKARRIALDVHLAPLTPRERALAEFAAKVTQEPKSVTPHDFEDLRAAGLNDAEIVEALETSAWFNHTNRIFISLGVWPDESYFGR, encoded by the coding sequence ATGCTTGAAAAGGTAGCGACATCGTCGCAATCCCCCGCTCGATTCCGTCTGCCCCCGCCATCGCCAACGGAACTGCCGGAAGATGTCCGTACTCTTGTGGAGGCAAATCACGAGGAGAACTGGATTCGGTCCTTGTCGGTCAACGGCCCGACCGCGAAACGCTTCGTCTCCTATTTTGCGAGCCTTTTCGACCCGGGGAACGGACTGCTGCCGATTGCCGAACGCGAGCTGATCGCCGTCGTCGTCTCCTCCACCAACGGCTGCGGCCTCTGCGAGATCCACCATACCAACGCTCTGGGCGACGCACTCGGCGATGCGGAAAAAGCACGGCGCATCGCGCTCGATGTCCATCTCGCGCCACTGACGCCCCGAGAAAGGGCGCTTGCCGAGTTTGCCGCCAAGGTGACGCAGGAGCCGAAATCGGTGACGCCCCATGATTTCGAAGACCTTCGCGCCGCCGGGCTTAACGATGCGGAGATCGTCGAAGCGCTCGAGACCAGCGCCTGGTTCAACCACACGAACCGCATCTTCATCTCGCTCGGGGTCTGGCCGGACGAATCTTACTTCGGGCGGTGA